AAATAAAACAGTTGCATATAAACGCGGATCACGATTTTTATATTCGTTGGCAAAAGCAGGATCTTTAGCCAGATACAGGGCTGCACGCTGTGCTGGATCAACCGGAGTTACCGCATCTCCTGTTTTATAACTTGCATAACTGTCTACCAATGATTGTGTAGGTGTTACTGAACTCCATCCGCCAATAGTACCCGGAGGTAAATAGGTGTTAATAGAGTTGGCATCTATCTGTTTGATATATTGACGGTCCAGTATAACTTCAGAGTTTCCGTTATTTTTCTGATAAAAGATCGACTCATAGCTGCTTAAACCCAAACGGAATTTCTTTTCATCTGCGGCATCCGTAAAGTTAACCCACTGGCTATAGTCATCTGTATTTCCTGAGGTGGTTACTTTAAACAAGCTATAACCTAATCCCATAACCTGACTGGATGCATCAGCTGCTTGTTGCCACTGTCCATCATACAGATAAGCTCTGGCTTTTAAAGCTAAAGCGGCCCCTTTGGTAATTCTGCCTTTTTCATTTGGCTTACCACCTGCATAAGACTGAGGTAAAACTTTGGAGACTGCCTCCAGTTCATCCAAAACAAATTTCAAAACATCCGCCTTTGAAGTTTGCGGAACGTTTTCTTCTCCAATGGCTACCACATGCGTGATTAAAGGAACGGCTCCAAATCTGCTCAGCAAATTGAAATAATTGAAAGCCCTCAGAAAGCGTACTTCTGCTTTATAGCGTTCTAACAATGCTTTATCTATAGCAGTTACCTTATCTGCGTTATCCAGGAAATAATTAGCACGGCGGATACCTATATAATCCCATCCGTTATCTGAATTGGCCGATGTAATTGCTCCTGAAGAAGCATCGGTAGCAAAACTTTCCCATGGATACTGTGCATGTGCATTGTCGGATGCCCCATCGCAATAAAAAATACCGTATGCCCCATCTACTCCGGGAAGTTGATTATAAACTCCCATGACGGTCTTATAAACATCATTTTCACTTTTCCAGAAAGTAGTTTCTGAAAGCTGATCCAGTGGTGGTCTTTCTAAAAAATCTTTTTTACAGGAAGTGGCAACACTAAGTGCCAGTAAGCCTGTAAGTATATATATTGATGATCTTTTCATTGTCTTATTTTTTGATGATTAAAAACTCGCATTTAAGCCCAGTGAATAGGTTTTAATACCTGGATACCCGCCTCTGCCTGAACCTGATTCCGGATCATAATCTGCCAGACGTTTGTCTGCCATAATGGTAAATGGATTATTGGTTGTGGCATAAAAACGTAATCTGGACATTCCAAATTTCTTACTCACCTGTTTTGGCAAGGTATAACCCAGTGTAATTCCTCTGACTCTGAAATATGCACCACTAAACAACCAGAAAGATGAAGTTTGTGTATAATTCTGTCCACCTGCGGCAGTGGTTAAAATGCGTGGAAAATCTGCATTAGGATTAGGATTATCTGCTGTCCAGCGATTTAACCATTGCTCTTTAACATTAGCTCCGTTGAAAAATGGAAAGGCAGCTTCCTGTGATAAATAAGTTTTAACATTTGCCACACCATAAGTAAGCACATTAAAATCAAATCCTTTATAGCTGGCACTAAGGTTAAAACCATAGTTAAACCAGGGAACATCATTACCCAGCACTTTACGGTCAAGGGCATCAATCTTACCATCACCATTCAGATCTTTGTATTTTATATCACCAGGTCCTGTAGCTGCAGATTGGAATGCATGATTTTTTACATCAGCAGCATCTGTAAAAAGACCATCTGCCTCATAGCCGTAAAATGAACCTATAGATTCACCTATACGCTGGATATATGGGTCAGAAAGGTTATCTCTTCCATCTCCCAATCCCGTAATTTTATTTTTGATTACAGAGAAATTACCACTGATGCTGTAACTGAAATCACTGCCGATTTTATCATTATAGGTTAAACCAAATTCAAAACCTCTGTTTTGTGTTGATGCGGCATTGATTAATGGCAAACCAGTGTTTCTGGCATCAGTAGTACTTGTATTCACACCAATAGTACCTGGAGTGGAAACTCTTAACAAGAGGTCTTTGGTATTTTTGATATAATAATCAGCTGTAATATCCAGCTTTCCTTTAAACAAAGTCATATCCAATCCGAAATCAGTCATATAGACTTTTTCCCATGTAGCTAAGGGGTTAGGGATTTTTCCCTGCCATGTACCATCCTGTGCAGCACCTTCAAAACTATACTGATATCCGGTATTAATTAATCCGAAATAGTTACCCACAGGGACTACATCCTGATTTCCTAATGAACCATAAGAACCACGTAGTTTCAGATTGCTGATCCAGCTGATATCTTTCATGAAATCTTCTTTCGAGACATTCCATCCAGCGGAGAAAGACGGGAATATTGCTCTGCGGATATCCTGACGGAAACGTGAAGAATAATCTATACGGGTATTTACCTCAAACAGGTATCTGTCATTGTAAACATAGTTAAAGCGGCCAAATACCGAACGCATTGCCCATTCTGTCTGCCCGCTTCTGTTTGCCTGTCCGTCATCATCCGAATTGATATCTTCACCGTTGGAAGATCCGCTTCCGACAGTAGTCATATCATTGTTAGGGAAATTTTTACGGCCTACAAAAGCAGTTCTGTAAACATTACTTTCCTGACTTCCACCAAATGTGATCTTTCCATAATGTTTATCAAAAGTACGTTCGTAATTCACCGTTCCCTGTACCAGCAATTCTCTGCGTTTACGGTAATATTCCTTCATATCATTTACAGTAGTTGCTGTAGTAGTAAGCGGCGCACCAGTTAAGAAATTATTAATTGGCGTTGTCGTATTATTGAAGGTATTGGAATTTCCGTCTGTAAATTTGAAAGAGGCCAATCCTGTAACTGATAAACCTTTTAACGGGGTCAGCACAAAATTAGCTGCTGTCTGCAGATAATTATCTCTGTCCCAGCTCCAGCCACCTTCCTGAATTGAACGGGACTGGTTACGGCCAGCTGTCTGCGCATTGACCACACCGTTATCGATACTTCCCCAATCTCCGTTACTCTGACGATATACTGAAGTAGGTAATGAACGGTTTAATTCTGTCCAGCTTAAATCACCCTGACGATCGAAATTCTGACTGGTGAAAGACAGATTGGTTCCGATTTTCAGAATATCAGGAACAATAATACTTTCTGTATTTAATTTACCACCAATCCTGCTTTGTTTTTTATCCGGAATCAATGATGCCTGGGTCAGGTAATTCAATCCTAAATAAGTACTTGTTGTTTTGCCTGGTGAATTAATATTCACACTGATATTACTCTGAGGAGCAGTTTTGCGTAATACTTTATCATACCAGTTTGTATTCGGATATAAATCCGGCTGAGAACCATCGCGGTAAGCCTGAATCTGCGCAGGTGTAAAAAGTGCTTTACCACCTGCATTGGTTCTGGCTTCGTTATATAAATTAGCGTAATCAACTGATCCTACGTATTTAGGCAGGAATGTCGCTTTCTGAATACCATAATCAGCATTCAGTTCTACAACTGTTCTGTCTCCGCCACCACGTTTGGTAGTTACCATGATAACTCCGTTTGCAGCTCTTGAGCCATATAATGCTGCTGAAGATGCATCTTTTAAGATCGAAACACTGGCTATATCATTTGGATTTAAGGCAGAAAATTCTACTGAGGTTGACGGGATACCATCGACAATGTACATCGGTGTTCCATCGCCCTGCAAACTACTTCTACCTCTGATAGATACACCTCCTGAACCATTTGAAGTACCGTCAGATTTACGGCTGACATCGCCAGGCCTTTGCAGAATAGTCAGACCGGGAGAAATACCCTGCAGTGCATTTTGCATAGAAGTTACCGGTCTGTCTTTTAATTGCTTAGGGCTGATCGTAGCGATAGCACCAGTCAGGCTGCTTTTCTTTTGTGTACCATAGGCCACAACGACCACCTCACTAAGGTTACTGGCCTGTACAGCAAGTTTAATTAACAGCGGACTGCCTGATCCTGCACTTACCTCCTGGGTAATATAGCCCAGGTAAGAAATGACAAGAACTGCCTTTTCATCAACATTCGCTAATTTAAATTGTCCGTTGCTGTCTGTAATACCTCCCTGTGCTGTACCTTTTACTTTAACGGTAGCACCGGGGATACCTTCTCCTTTTTCATCAACAACTTTACCAGTCACACTGATATTTGCTTTCACAGCTGCCGGAGTACTGACAGCTGCCTTTTTTTCCTGCACAACTATAGTTTTAGCTGCAATAGTATATTCCAGAGACTGATTGGCAAATACCTGCTGAAGGGCATCTTCCAGACTGGCTTCTTTAACTTCAATATTAACTGGTTTTGCCAGTTTCAGATCTTTCCTGATAAAGAATATATCATATCCGCTTTGTGTTTTTATTTCATTCAGAATTTTTTCAAGTGATGCATTTTTACGTGAAAGAGTGATGCGGGTTTGTGCAAAAGCCATCGCATTAAGCTGCAAAACAGCGGTTAAAACTACAATCATCATAAACTTCGTTACGCGAAGAATTTTTTGATTCCTACAGGGCTTCCTGCATGAATTAAAAGTTAGATTTTCATACATTGATTTGGTTGTGTTTGATCTCGGTTACTCATTTTGGGCTCAGTAACCGGGTTTAGTTGATAATTTTGTTGCTTGGTGTGTTTGTGGGGAAAGTAGAATTTATGACATAACAATAACCCTCCTTCCTTCAACCTTAAATTTCATTTTCCGGGTTAATTCTAAAATTTTGATGACTTCTGCCAGGCTTTTGGATCTGGAAATGGCCCCGCCAAAAGAAATATTATCAAAATGGCCTTCATAGGTAATATCTACGTTATACCATCTGCCAAGTTTCCGCATGGATACTTCAAGATCTTCATCTCCGAACGTGAAATAGCCATTTTTCCAGGCAACCACATTATTGATATCTACCTGATCTACTTTAAATGAAGCTTGTTTCAGCACTGCCTGCTGACCAGGATTTAAGCGTTTTGAACTGTTCGCATTCTGCAGTTCAGTGGTTTTCGAAACCTGAACACTTCCTTCTAAAAGTGTGGTTTTGGTTACCTGTTCGTCTTTATAGGCGTTGACATTAAAATGGGTACCCAATACCTGCACCTGCTGCCCGTCTGTGATTACGGTAAATGGTCTCTTTTTATCTTTTGATACTTCAAAGTATCCTTCACCTGTTAATTCTACCTTTCTCAGGTTCCCGGTAAATTGTGTCGGGTATTTCAATGATGAGGCTGCATTCAGCCAGACTTTAGTTCCATCTGGCAGATTGATCTGATACTGCCCGCCTACAGGAGTTTCAATAGTGTTGAATTGTGGACCTGCCTGGGAAGTACCGGCAATGGCAGCTTTCTTTACGGTATAAACCAGCTGTCCATCAGCGGTCTTGGTAACTGATATACCTGATTGCTCTGCAATTTCTCCGTTGGTCGTATCTGTTAAACTGATTTTTTTACCATTAGCCAATGTTAAAGTTGCCTTATTTCCTCCTGGCTTGATCACCGAAGCGAGCTGTACGGCATTTCTCTGTGGATAAGACAATTTGGTATGGAAAGAAAAATATAAGGCAGTTCCTGCTATCAGGATAAAAAGAGCAGCTGCTAAAACTGAATATTTCAATCTAGCGTTTCTTTGCTTTGGGAAGCGGATACCCAGTTTACTGTATATCTTTTTGTGAATACGCTCTCCCGGATTATCAGGTTCATCTTCTTGTTCAACAATCAATCCGGTATCATCAAAAGAGTTATACCACGTATTAAACGTATTTTTTTCTTCTTCTGTAATTGTGCCTTTACGCCACTTTTCAGCTAGGTCAGATAGTTTGTCTTTATCCTGATTGGAACTCATTATAATGGCTGTTTAACTAATAGCCAAACCAATCGGGGAAATCCCTTAGTCTACAATGATTTTTTTATAAGAAAAGTACGGACTTAGCCATTTCTGCTAAATAGCCAAATCTGATACGTATAGTTTTTCTGGCTTTGGAAAGATGGGCTTCCACTGTTTTCTCTGCAATATTCAGCTCTTCAGCAATCTGTTTCTGAGAATAACCTTTTTCATGTTTCAGTTTAAAAACAAGCAGACACTTTTCAGGCAGGACCCTGATAGTCATAGCCAGCTGATTTTGAAGCTCATTAAAATCAAGCTGATCTGAAGTAGATTCATCCACTGCTGAACTCCATACCAGTACTTCTTTTTTGACCCTGTTCTCTCTGCTCTTTTTAGCCATTCTGTTGATGACTTCAAATTTTACAGCCACAGAAAAATAGTTCTGAAATCCTTTGGTCAATTCAAAATTGCTGCGTTTTCTCCAGAGATTACAAAAAATGTCCTGAACAATTTCTTCTGCTTCACAGGAATCCTCTATCCTGTGTCTGGCAGCAACATAAAGTCTTTCCCAGTATCTCTTATAAATCTCATTAAATGCAGCTTCATCGCCACTGGTTATGAGTATAGCCAACTCATTATCTGAAAGGATATCATAAGATTTTTTATTCCTGATCGTAAACAATGAATGCAACATTTTATTGAGTTTAGTCTTGGTTCGCAATTACAAGGATCAGCTCCTCTGTTTAGGTTTTGTAGAAACACACCGGAAGCCTGTATTTTGCAGGCCTGTATCTGGTGATGATTTCATTCTGGCAGTTACTCTATATCCTTTACAATAGGATTCGTTACACATGAACGAGCCTCCGCGGGTCACTTTTTTAGGAACCAGTGGTTCCTGAGGATCAAAACTTTGCTGCGGGCCTTTCGGGTTAACAGTGATCTGATTACTCAGATCCTGATAATAATTACCGTCATACCAGTCAGCTACCCATTCCCAGACATTTCCGGACATATCATATAATCCATAAGTATTGGCGTCAAAAGATGCTACCGGAGCTACTCCCTGAAAATTGTCCAGGTTTGTATTTTTATCAGGAAAACTTCCCTGCCAGGTATTTGCTTTAGGCCTTCCCTTCTCTATAGGTTCATTCCCCCATGAATAAATTGCATTCTTAAGTCCGCCACGGGCAGCATATTCCCATTCGGCTTCTGTTGGTAAGCGTTTGCCAGCCCATTTGGCATAGGCATTAGCATCTTCCCAGCAAACCTGTGTAACCGGGTAATCTTCTCTTCCTCTGATATTTTGATTCGGCCCCTCCGGATGTCTCCAGTTTGCGCCCGGAGTCCAGCTCCACCATAAACTGGCGTTGTCCAGAGGTACCGGATGTAGGGGCGGCGTAAAAGTAAGTGCTGAGGGAACCATTATCTCATCGGCTGGTTTTGGGGTTCCTTCTGGTAAATCCTTTTTAATTTCATCCCAAACCGGTTTACGTTCAGCAACGGTTACATATCCTGTCGCTTTAACAAAAGCTTCA
This portion of the Pedobacter lusitanus genome encodes:
- a CDS encoding RagB/SusD family nutrient uptake outer membrane protein, with translation MKRSSIYILTGLLALSVATSCKKDFLERPPLDQLSETTFWKSENDVYKTVMGVYNQLPGVDGAYGIFYCDGASDNAHAQYPWESFATDASSGAITSANSDNGWDYIGIRRANYFLDNADKVTAIDKALLERYKAEVRFLRAFNYFNLLSRFGAVPLITHVVAIGEENVPQTSKADVLKFVLDELEAVSKVLPQSYAGGKPNEKGRITKGAALALKARAYLYDGQWQQAADASSQVMGLGYSLFKVTTSGNTDDYSQWVNFTDAADEKKFRLGLSSYESIFYQKNNGNSEVILDRQYIKQIDANSINTYLPPGTIGGWSSVTPTQSLVDSYASYKTGDAVTPVDPAQRAALYLAKDPAFANEYKNRDPRLYATVLFENAPWTAMADNYKFNWVEGASNMSQTGYNFRKMVDPAIFREQVDNYANVILIRYAEVLLTYAEAKNEVSGPDGTIYDALDAIRTRAGMPVVDRSKYSNQSSLRELIRNERRVELALEGQRYMDIRRWKIAPQVMKTINNIKNSQAQQRLWTDKLYLMPIPQKEIDLTKGVLKQNAGY
- a CDS encoding FecR family protein, which produces MSSNQDKDKLSDLAEKWRKGTITEEEKNTFNTWYNSFDDTGLIVEQEDEPDNPGERIHKKIYSKLGIRFPKQRNARLKYSVLAAALFILIAGTALYFSFHTKLSYPQRNAVQLASVIKPGGNKATLTLANGKKISLTDTTNGEIAEQSGISVTKTADGQLVYTVKKAAIAGTSQAGPQFNTIETPVGGQYQINLPDGTKVWLNAASSLKYPTQFTGNLRKVELTGEGYFEVSKDKKRPFTVITDGQQVQVLGTHFNVNAYKDEQVTKTTLLEGSVQVSKTTELQNANSSKRLNPGQQAVLKQASFKVDQVDINNVVAWKNGYFTFGDEDLEVSMRKLGRWYNVDITYEGHFDNISFGGAISRSKSLAEVIKILELTRKMKFKVEGRRVIVMS
- a CDS encoding formylglycine-generating enzyme family protein; amino-acid sequence: MKKNKRAFYLLPLLVVVSCKQKIKEQRDTVHTHDSGSSCSSSLPSRYGVPVMNTANRIVIAQKGSSKSKMVWIPGGSFVMGARDNEGRMDEYPAHEVKLNGFWMDETEVTNAQFEAFVKATGYVTVAERKPVWDEIKKDLPEGTPKPADEIMVPSALTFTPPLHPVPLDNASLWWSWTPGANWRHPEGPNQNIRGREDYPVTQVCWEDANAYAKWAGKRLPTEAEWEYAARGGLKNAIYSWGNEPIEKGRPKANTWQGSFPDKNTNLDNFQGVAPVASFDANTYGLYDMSGNVWEWVADWYDGNYYQDLSNQITVNPKGPQQSFDPQEPLVPKKVTRGGSFMCNESYCKGYRVTARMKSSPDTGLQNTGFRCVSTKPKQRS
- a CDS encoding RNA polymerase sigma factor, which translates into the protein MLHSLFTIRNKKSYDILSDNELAILITSGDEAAFNEIYKRYWERLYVAARHRIEDSCEAEEIVQDIFCNLWRKRSNFELTKGFQNYFSVAVKFEVINRMAKKSRENRVKKEVLVWSSAVDESTSDQLDFNELQNQLAMTIRVLPEKCLLVFKLKHEKGYSQKQIAEELNIAEKTVEAHLSKARKTIRIRFGYLAEMAKSVLFL
- a CDS encoding TonB-dependent receptor, whose translation is MMIVVLTAVLQLNAMAFAQTRITLSRKNASLEKILNEIKTQSGYDIFFIRKDLKLAKPVNIEVKEASLEDALQQVFANQSLEYTIAAKTIVVQEKKAAVSTPAAVKANISVTGKVVDEKGEGIPGATVKVKGTAQGGITDSNGQFKLANVDEKAVLVISYLGYITQEVSAGSGSPLLIKLAVQASNLSEVVVVAYGTQKKSSLTGAIATISPKQLKDRPVTSMQNALQGISPGLTILQRPGDVSRKSDGTSNGSGGVSIRGRSSLQGDGTPMYIVDGIPSTSVEFSALNPNDIASVSILKDASSAALYGSRAANGVIMVTTKRGGGDRTVVELNADYGIQKATFLPKYVGSVDYANLYNEARTNAGGKALFTPAQIQAYRDGSQPDLYPNTNWYDKVLRKTAPQSNISVNINSPGKTTSTYLGLNYLTQASLIPDKKQSRIGGKLNTESIIVPDILKIGTNLSFTSQNFDRQGDLSWTELNRSLPTSVYRQSNGDWGSIDNGVVNAQTAGRNQSRSIQEGGWSWDRDNYLQTAANFVLTPLKGLSVTGLASFKFTDGNSNTFNNTTTPINNFLTGAPLTTTATTVNDMKEYYRKRRELLVQGTVNYERTFDKHYGKITFGGSQESNVYRTAFVGRKNFPNNDMTTVGSGSSNGEDINSDDDGQANRSGQTEWAMRSVFGRFNYVYNDRYLFEVNTRIDYSSRFRQDIRRAIFPSFSAGWNVSKEDFMKDISWISNLKLRGSYGSLGNQDVVPVGNYFGLINTGYQYSFEGAAQDGTWQGKIPNPLATWEKVYMTDFGLDMTLFKGKLDITADYYIKNTKDLLLRVSTPGTIGVNTSTTDARNTGLPLINAASTQNRGFEFGLTYNDKIGSDFSYSISGNFSVIKNKITGLGDGRDNLSDPYIQRIGESIGSFYGYEADGLFTDAADVKNHAFQSAATGPGDIKYKDLNGDGKIDALDRKVLGNDVPWFNYGFNLSASYKGFDFNVLTYGVANVKTYLSQEAAFPFFNGANVKEQWLNRWTADNPNPNADFPRILTTAAGGQNYTQTSSFWLFSGAYFRVRGITLGYTLPKQVSKKFGMSRLRFYATTNNPFTIMADKRLADYDPESGSGRGGYPGIKTYSLGLNASF